Genomic DNA from Acanthopagrus latus isolate v.2019 chromosome 2, fAcaLat1.1, whole genome shotgun sequence:
TGAggtatataaaataaaaaaaaataaaaaacactaaacactatTTTGAGTCATTACTAGTCAAAGAAATTAAAGCCATAAAACAGACGAGATCATAAAAAAGACGTACTGGTAGATaggaaataaaatgcataactagagataaataaaacaacacaataaaggaCTATAAGAAAACGACATCACTTAAGATGAGTTAAGAGCAGATATACGATAACGAGCAATAAAAAGAATGAAGGATAGTAAATAgattaaaaattaacaaattgaAAGCAGTAAAGGACAGAAGAATTAGGGCGAAATGATAAAAAGgttcatttaattgtcattCTACAAGGGTTGTACATGGAAATGAAAGGTGTCGTTCCTTTATGCTACGCAACATATACAAAGTGGGACAAATATAGATGAGTATAGTGGACGAAATGTGCCAGTGTATTGTCGTAGATGTGGTATGTGAAGGACGCCTTCTTTTAAAAACTGTACTGCAATTTCTTTTTACTCATTGTCCAGCATGTATTGTACATGGTTACCAATATATCTGCAATAAGCTAATGTTGGTGCATGAATTAATCAAGTATTGCCAAATAAATGCTGGTACAATGCATGGATGAATGTGCAAACAAACTGTATGGAAAGGCTGTTGTATTTTATCCCTGATATTTTGATGTTCCTTGCCTGCATTTTAATATAAAGAACATTGATGAATGTGCTATACATAAATGAAATCGTTTtgtcgtgtttttgttttttttagactcAAGCAGGACAGGTAACGCCTTGCTGGTGGGTGAGCTGAGAAATTTACTGTCAAAGCTGCACACTCCCCTCACTGCGCTGACCTCAGAGGTTCTGGGGCCGTCGATCCTCAACAAAGTCACTGGTGAGAAATGAGCCCACTGGGCTCTGTTGTAGAGTTGTGTTTCAGGTAATAACAGATGATTGTAGTCCTCATGGATTAATACGCttcctgcaaaacaaacagtgtatCGACTAAGAAGTCACGTTCAATCCCTCAGAGTTCCTCGTATCAGAATTGCAAGCAGCTCGCATGATCAAGAATAAAGAACTGCATCCAGAGGAGAAGACGACGGAGGAGGAGTCTGAGAAAGAGCAGCGGGTTGAAGATTACAGCCATGAAGTcactgaggaagatgaagatgatgattcGGACAAAGAACGAAGAAAGGCGGAGATGCAGGCAGAATGGATATTACTCCTGCACGCCCTCGACATGGACACCTCCTCTGAATCTACAGATGTCATAAGCGAGGTAGGTGTTATAAAAGAAAGACTGAACTAAGTGTAAATCATGActacaaactgaaaatatttttaaatatggtATTTTAATGCAGGTGGAGACAAGGCTCTCTCGTCTACCAGGAGGAGACATGACAAACCCGCTTCTTAACACCAGCCTCAGCAAAGACCAGTGGGTACGTAGCCAGGCCTGTTGCCAATTCATTATACATCGCATTTAACTCTTAACACAAGTGACTCAATCTTctgtcctttttgtttctcagacACAAGTTAAAAGTATCAATCAGCGTCTGACAGAGGACTATCGGTGTCGGCGACAGATGATGATCAAGCGCTTTCAGGTCACGCTGGAGTCATTTGCATGGGGAGAAAAGCAAAAGGTAGGCATGATGTCAAATAACTGCATCCGTCAGATCTTACTCAATTTAATGTGAGCTGTACCAATGCAGGTGACTTGGTTGTTGGGTTTGTCCAGCCCTCAGTATCATCTTGTTTGATtcataaaaagttaaaatataataaacaagTGTTACAAAAAGGTACTTGTGGAGTTAAATCTATATTTCCgtccttttcaaaacacatctTGCTGCAGTGGGTGATTTACGGCACAACAGAAGCATCACTGTGCGTCAGGATAACCACAAACATCTCAGTTTAATCAGCCTTTTATTTACAGGAGCGCAGTGAAGCGCTGGCCTCAGTGCCTCCTCTTTCATCCCATGCCAGCGCCTCTCgagtctctctgtctctcctgatTGCTGCCAGAGATGATCAGTCCATCATTGAACCAATCAAGGCTGGAAAAAGCACCCCAGTCTATAAGGTACTACTGTAAACAGTTATAAAACATGTCTGTGATTCTGAATCAAGATGCTTGTAGCTGATggtttttaatttgtctttggTCTCACCAGGTATTGATGGGCAGTGTGCCAGACAGAGGAGGACGTCCAGGGGAAATTGAGCCACCTATGCCAGTGTGGGAAAAGCGAAGAGCGAAAGGAAACCCATCAGGACGAGGAGGTGGTGGACACCATCAACGACAACGATTTTcagataaaaagaagaaagggaaaagagagTGACGTCTTtctcttcagctgtgctgcacaattagatttttttttatttcaatcaaTTTTGTGAAGTAAAATATGTCTGTGGGATGCAACATATGTTATAATTTTATAGTAATGTGTGTATAATTTTCAGTTATGGTACATAAACATACCTGACTgtacatttctaaaaaaaaagcttatcaTTGTTATAATGTACTGGTTTATGACcagatttttttgttaatatgaGAGAACAGAAGAGATAAATCATTTTTGGCTTTGCACAATAAAACTGTTATACACAGAAATGCATTGTGATGTTGTGCAATGTTGGGGATGAAACAAGTTAGCAATTAAATTATTATCTAATACCTGGGACAAAAATACCATAActcttaattttcatttttatctaaTTTCAGGAGCAATGAAAGGAGCAATGTGCAGGAAGACTTACTTAAAATATATTCTTGTCATATAATACACATGTTGATAAagtaatcaaaatgtattttatatttctataaATTACGGCAGTATAATCAATAAATCGTATAACATATTTGTACCTGTAAGTGATGTAAGAATCATTGTTGTGTCAGTAATACCGGAAGTTACCCGGGAGACAAATGATGTAACACATGGAAGGTTCCGGATTAGCCGAAGGTCGATCTGCGAGCGAGTGTGATATCACTACTCAGTAACGCGTCTGCGTTTATCAGCCAGCAAACTCACTGAAACGCTCATAGATTAAAAATGCCCAGAGGAAGCAGAAGCCGGACATCCAGGATGCCCCCTCCGGCCAGGTAACGATAAAAGTTATCAGAGAATTTAAAGCCATTTGTTAGAAGTTGTGACGATGGTGGGTAGGCTAATGTAGCTGCTAGCTAGTATAGGCAGCGGTACAGTTGACGTATGTAGCATGTGTTAGCCGGTGCTTGACAGGGAAATTACCAGTAATTAGCAACTACAACTGCcttaaaatgattaaatctgTACATcttaaagcctttttttgtgccgggaaactgttttttgttgaaaagtCAATGATTTAAGATGTGAAGGTCAAAGTGCGTGTTGTTCATGTAACTGCCTCACAACAGCTaaattactattactattactattactatcTAGGATTACATAAAACCACAGACAGCTAGGCTCAGTTTCTCTTTAACCTCTCGGTAAATTTAGTGGACTGCTACTAAAGTTATTCTGCCTTTCATGAACAGCAAATGCTTCTAACTTATTAGTAAACATTTTCCTGTTAAGTAAAGTATTGGTCTGATATTGGACCATGTTAGTcacataaccctaacccctacAGTACTGTAAGTATTCAATGAAAGCTCTGGACTGTAGCATTTCTACTATGATATTGTCAGGCACCAGCTCTACTGCCCCGAGGAAACCTCTCACCCGTGACCTCAAGTGACTCTTATCAGACAGTGCCATCATTTTAAAGGATAAGGTCATGGAAAATTTTAAATGCAGCCATTATCTATTCATGCCATATGGATTGGGTAAAtttttgttttccccaaaacatttctggagctttgtaGCAAAACAGGCATGTAGAATTATTCTAACCAACTGAGGTAGCtggagacacagaaacattgaATGGCTGCATCCAGCTTGGCCAGCGTTAATCTAGTCTCTGGAAGAAGAATCAAATCCAATCCCAAGAATTCTGCAACACAGTTCTGTAATGCTCCAGAAATCCTTTTGACAACTAAGAAAACGTCATGTCAAGTCTAAAGAGAGAACACTGAACGTTTTGCTTAAAACATGCATTATCCCCTTTTTACAAGGAAGTAAAAATACAAGCTATTTTCAAAAGATGGCACTAGCACATACACATAGTGTCAGTAATTGATTTTGTCGGGATTGtacatcctctctgcagccgggcaccaccatcaccaccacctaTGGCCAGGGCTGCACCTCCACCCTCGTATGCCCCGGCCCCAACGCAtgctcctccctctgctgtggGCGCCCCAGCTGCAGCACCCAGACAACCTGGTATGTTTGCCCAGATGGCGACTACCGCCGCTGGAGTTGCGGTGGGCTCTGCAGTAGGACACACCATTGGCCACGCCATGACTGGAGGCTTCGGTGGAGGACACTCGGAGCCTGCCAAACCTGACGTCACGTACCAGGTAAATAAACTTTGGTTTAGCCGGTCATGGGACTGGAATAGCT
This window encodes:
- the chchd2 gene encoding coiled-coil-helix-coiled-coil-helix domain-containing protein 2; the encoded protein is MPRGSRSRTSRMPPPASRAPPSPPPMARAAPPPSYAPAPTHAPPSAVGAPAAAPRQPGMFAQMATTAAGVAVGSAVGHTIGHAMTGGFGGGHSEPAKPDVTYQEPYQAQPYQAQPMYQQQPQSMYQQEAPQPQQACSYELKQFIECAQTQSDYKLCEGFSEVLKQCKFANGLS
- the im:7138535 gene encoding protein FAM98B, with product MERSAGTVSAIKALGYPGGSCLTRCKCDELPCPLLTWLSAELRTVCPELQDSSRTGNALLVGELRNLLSKLHTPLTALTSEVLGPSILNKVTEFLVSELQAARMIKNKELHPEEKTTEEESEKEQRVEDYSHEVTEEDEDDDSDKERRKAEMQAEWILLLHALDMDTSSESTDVISEVETRLSRLPGGDMTNPLLNTSLSKDQWTQVKSINQRLTEDYRCRRQMMIKRFQVTLESFAWGEKQKERSEALASVPPLSSHASASRVSLSLLIAARDDQSIIEPIKAGKSTPVYKVLMGSVPDRGGRPGEIEPPMPVWEKRRAKGNPSGRGGGGHHQRQRFSDKKKKGKRE